The nucleotide sequence TTATCGAGTGAAACTCCTAAAAATAATTTTTCAAATCAAATAAGTTTGAATGCCTATAGCCGCGGTATGGGAGGGATAGGCTTGCCTGGAGATTTATCCTCAGTATCTCGTTTTGTTAAAGCGACTTTTACGAAGCTGAATTCTGTATCTGGAGATTCAGAGTCAGAAAGTATTAGTCAATTTTTCCATATCTTAGGTTCAGTAGAACAACAAAAAGGTTTGTGTGATGTTGGTGATGGAAAATATGAATATACAATTTATTCTTCTTGTTGCAATGTTGACAAAGGAATCTATTATTATCGAACATATGAAGACAGTCAAATTACTGCAATTGATATGAATAAAGAAGACTTAGATAGTCATAAGTTAATTAGTTATCCAATTATAGAAAAACAACAAATTAAATATATAAATTAGTTAATGTGTTGTGATTGATTATTTAATATAGATATAATACAAAAAGGCAAAGATATTTTCAAAACATTTTTTCTTGATGTGATATCCTTGTCTTTTTTGTAATGTTTTTAACTTATTGCTTTTGCAAAATTTATTTACCTGTTTTCTGGATCAACGATAGTGTATATTATGCTATCCTTGTTTGGATTTTAGGACGTTTAAAGAGGCACTTTTTTACATAACTTAATCCATAGACCTTTTAAGCCTGCTGTGAGATAATAATAAAGAAGAGTTTAAAGCGCACCCCAAACCACTTCCCCATAAGTGTATTACGCTTTAAACTCTTTTATATTTGAATTCACTAAGAAGCATACCATATTTTTGAAAAAAAGTGAGAAAAAAGGCTTATAATTAGGATTTAGAGTAATTAATTAGATGTTTATTTTATAGGACTGATATTATAGATTACAAATAGTATCGTATTTCGCAATCTTAAAATTATCTTCTTACTGTGAATAAGATAATAAAATTTGTATTTGTCCTTTTTAGGTAACTTATTTTAATCTATATACCTTTCTGGATCAACGAAAGTATACTTTATATAGTCATAACGCCGATGGTAACTATGCACTGTAACGATAATGCTGCTAAAATATCTTTTTACGAAAAACATCACAAGGAAAAACTTAACTATGGTATTATCTAAACATAATTTTTTCGGTATTTAATATTTAATTAGGAGGTAATATTTTGCTTTTTTATAGTAATTTTATCTTAATAGTAGCGATATTATTACTTCTGAATATATGGATTTTTGATAGGAGTAGAAATGCAAGTATAGGTTTTAGAACTAAACGAAGTCTGTCTTCTAAAAAAAATTGGGTATACTCACAAACTATTTTTTATGGAGGAATTGTTTTAATTAGTTTACTTTCTTCAACACTTTATTCTTTGAATATTATAGATGTTTCCACCTCAAATTCAATATCTATTATTGGAATCATTATTGCTGCAATTATTACACAACTGTTTTTAGTGTTTGGAGAGAAGAAAAGAAGTAAAAAATAGAAAAACTAGTGATAGTTTTGGTGATATAAGAAAAACATATATGTATAAAAAGAAGAAAGTAGCTTCTCTTTGTACATATATGGTTTGTTTTTATGGATGCCGAGCTTTTTTATAAGATAAGGCTACCGCCCATAACGACCCAAGGATTTGTGGAACTAAGTAAATACCTGCAAGAAGCAAGATCAGCTGGGTCGGTTTTAAAGGATGATAGAAGTAACGCCATTCAGTAAAATTGGCGCAAAATAAATAGGAAGTGACAGTAGATATAATATTGGCAATGAATAAAGATATAATACGCCTGTTCCTTTGAAAATAATATCCAGCAAAAAGAGATAAAAATATCAATGTGATGAACCCGCTTACGGAATGATAACGAAAATCAAGCAGTAAGGCGAAATGCACATAAGGAACAAAAGATAAAAGCAACGGAAGGTTTTTCCAGCAAGTTTTTATCATCTTTCATCACCACCTAACAAGTGTTATTATTTTGTTAGTTTTATTGTAAATTGAATCCTGCAATAATCAATTACTTTTTCATTATTTCTAGATTAAATGAATAAACTCTCATGCCATTATCTCTAAAAAAAAAGTTTTTCCCCCTAATTTTTTTAGATAGAAAATTGTATAGTATGATGAGAGAAAAAGTAGTTTGGGGGAACGTTAATGAGAAGAAAAGCAGTAATCGATCGGCTTTATTTATTTTTTTGGTTTTTTCCTATCGTTTTGCTACCTTTTACATGGGTAAATGCTGTTGTACAAGGTGCGGAGATATTAGGCCTGATCCAAGGAAGCGGATTAGTGGTTTCTAGGAATTTTCCAGCTTTGACTGTTTTCTATTTAGTGATAAGTGTAGGTCTCTTATTACCAAAATCTCTGATCAATCACTACAATTGGCAGCTGCTTTACTTTTCTTGCTTATTAGTATTTACATCTATGTTTTCTTTGCTGCCTCGCTTGATTATCGGCCCTAATGGTTTGAGCGAGAGTGGATTGAAGGATTCAGCTTATTCCTCCATGTATTTCTTGACGATCAAACCATGGTTCTATTTAGTAATTGCCTCATTTATTCTTGCAACATTTTTTTACTTCTGGACAGAAATCAGGATAAAAAGTGAACGATCTGTATCTATAAAAAATAACTATTGATGGTGGATCATCAGTAAAAAAGCATATGAGCTGCGTAAAATGCATGTTTCTCATATGCTTTTTTTATTATTATGTAAAGAATGCGAAAAACGTTTACATGATTTTTACATAACTTAACTATATTTTTACAGCAACCATACGAGGGATTTACAGTCGACTGATAAACTTTAGTTGTAAATAAGAAAGGAGCAATAAAATGAAAAAAGTATTGTTTACTCTAGGTATGATGGGAATTCTTTTAGCCGGATGCGGCTCAGGATCAGGAAATACAGATGGCTCTGCCACACAAAATAATTCAAGTGACTCAAATGAACAAGTAAAAATCGTTGCGGTAGGTTCGACAGCATTACAGCCGTTAGTCGATGCAGCACAAGAAAGCTTTGTACAAGAAAATCCAAATTATCAAATCTCTGTACAAGGAGGAGGAAGCGGAACTGGTTTGAGCCAAGTCGAAGCTGGAGCAGTTACTATCGGAAACTCTGATGTATTTGCAGAAGAAAGAGACGGAGTTGATGCTTCAAAATTAGTGGATCATAAAGTAGCAGTGGTCGGGATGGCACCAATCGTCAATAAAGATACAGATGTCAAAGATATCACCAAACAGGAATTGATTGATATCTTTACAGGAAAAATCACTAACTGGAAGGAAGTTGGCGGGAAAGATCAAAAAATCAACGTCGTGAACCGTGCAAACGGCAGCGGTACCCGCGCGACATTCGAAAAATGGGGACTGGATGGTGCTACCCCTGTGCAGTCCCAAGAACAAGATTCATCAGGAACAGTTCGGCAGCTGGTAAGTCAAACACCAGGAGCAATCAGCTATTTAGCTTTCTCATATCTCGATGATTCCACACAAGCACTAAGTATCGACGGTGTAGAACCAAAAGAAGAGAATGTAGCAGATAACAGCTGGGGAATCTGGTCATATGAACATATGTACACGAACGGAAAACCTTCCCCTGAAGTCCAAAAATTCTTAGACTACATGATGACAGAAGAAATCCAAGAAGGACCTGTCAAAGAATTGGGCTATTTACCAATCACAATGATGGAAGTAGAACGTGATCACGAAGGAAATATCAAATAACTAGCAGATAAACATGCCACGGTAGTCGTTACTATTAAGGAAAAATCAACTATGTTTCCCCACATATACATTTTTCCTTTAATTGTGAAAAATAGTTCCTCATATTTTGCCGTTTTTTGAGCTAATACCGAGGGTCAGCTGATTGAACACCGTTTATTCGAAAAAAAGAGCTACGACATAGAACTGTCGTAGCTTTTTTTTGCTATATGACAGGAATGAAAGGTGTTTGCAAGCTTAATGTGAGGAACACTTTCCATATCTGTTCTATACTGGATAGGAGAAGTTTGGAAATATCCAGAAAACGAAATCAATCGAGGTAGCCACATGAAGAATAAATGGATAAATCGAAGTAAAAAAAAGAAAGTAACACAAAGATCATCAGATAAAGTCATCCGTCTTTTTCCATCGTATAAAGAAGGATTAACGGCAGATCAAGTCAAGGAACGAATAGAAAAAGGTGCAGCAAATAATTCAGTCGATCCCACATTCAAAACAAATCAGCAAATCGTATTGGAAAACATATTTACGTATTTCAATTTGATCTTTCTTATCTTAGCCATTTTGCTTTGTTTAGTAGAATCCTATAAGAACTTGACTTTTTTACCAGTTATCATAGCCAATACAGGAATCGCCATTTTTCAGGAAATTCGATCCAAAAAGATCTTGGACGAACTAAATGTTTTAAATACAGCAAAAGTCAATGTCATACGAGACGGGATAGAACAAACAATAGATATAGAAGACCTTGTAATAGATGACATTGTTATTTTAGAGACTGGACATCAAATTCCAGCAGATGCAGAGGTCGTGGAAGGGAAACTGCAAGTTAATGAGGCTTTATTGACAGGCGAAGCAGATGAAATAACCAAAGAAATAGGCGATCCATTAATGTCCGGCAGTTTCATTGTTTCCGGAAAAGCTTACGCCCGATTAGACAAAGTTGGAGCAGATTCGTATATTTCCCAGCTGACAGTCAAAGCCAAGACAATGGGAGAAGGAGAACAGTCGGAGATGATTGCTTCTCTTAATCAATTGATCAAATGGATTGGGATCATCATTATTCCTATCGGTATCCTGCTTTTTTCTCAAAGTTACTTTTTTAATGGAAACACGATCAAAGAAAGTGTCGTTGCAATGGAAGCAGCATTGATCGGTATGATACCTGAAGGACTGTACTTGCTGACGACGATTGCATTAGCATTAAGTGCGACTAAACTAGCAAAGCAAAGAGTTCTTTTACACAATATGAAAAGCATTGAGACATTGGCAAGGGTAAATGTCCTTTGTGTAGATAAAACAGGAACGATCACAGAAAATAAAATGTCTGTTCAAAAAGTGATCGTCTCTAAAAAACAAGAAATAATCAGTCAGTCAGATCAATTGGAAGCATGCATTGCTGACTATGCAAAAGCGATGGCAGGAGACAATGCAACAATGGAAGCTTTTAAAGCATATTTTACAAAAACCACTGATCAATCCTATCACCATGTTATTCCTTTTTCTTCTGTCCAAAAATTCAGCAGTGTAGCGTTGGCAGACAAGGTGTATGTTTTAGGAGCGCCCGAAATGGTTTTGCGCGATCAATTGCCGGAATATGCGGAAGAGTTTGTTTCTTTCGCTGAAAAAGGCTATCGCGTGTTGGTCTTTGGTGTGTACGATGGGATTCTTGAAGAACCAGTATTGACAGAAGCAGTCACACCATTAGGCTATATTCTGATTGCTAATCCTATCAGAAAAGAAGCAAGAGCCACATTTGATTACTTCAAAAAACAGCAAGTAGCCATCAAAGTGATTTCTGGAGATAATCCGCTCACCGTATCCAATGTAGCTGTCCAAGCAGGGATTTCACATGCTGATCAGTACGTTGATGCATCTAAATTATCAGAAGAAGAATATGAAGCAGCTGTCGAAAAATATACAGTTTTTGGACGCGTCAAGCCAGAACAAAAGAAAATCTTCGTTCAATTGCTAAAGCGTCGTAACAATACAGTAGCTATGACAGGTGATGGCGTGAATGATATTCTAGCCATGAAAGAAGCAGACTGCAGTATAGCGATGGCTTCCGGAAATGAAGCCGCCATGCAGGCCTCACAAGTGGTCTTACTTGATTCTGACTTTTCACGCATGCCAGAAGTTGTTGCAGAAGGACGGCGCGTTGTGAACAATATTGAGCGATCAGCCAGCTTGTTTTTAGTGAAGAATATTTTCTCCTTTTTGCTCTCACTGTTTTCAGTGATCTTTGCTCTGACCTATCCTTTAGAACCATCACAAATCACATTGATTAGTTTGTTTACTATCGGACTTCCATCTTTCTTGCTTGCTCTAGAAGAAAACAAAAAGCGAATCAGAGGGAAATTCATCATGAATGTGATGGAAAAAGCTGTGCCAGGTGGACTAACAGATATGATCGTAGTCGGTGCGTTGGTGATCTGCGGGGTGACTTTGAATCTAAATAAAACAGATGTTTCTACAGCATCTACCATGCTTTTGATTGCAGTAGGGTTCCTCGTTCTCTATAAAATCTGTTCACCGCTGAATAAATTCAGAAGTCAGATCATTCTTTTCTGTGCTAGCGGTAACTTTTTTTCGGTCATCTTTTTGCATAAGCTGTTTTCAATCACCGGTATCTCAGCTGTATCACTTTTGCTGTTGAGCATTCTATTTTTCTCGGCAGATTCGATTTTTAGGCATTTGACCACATTGGTAGAATATTTGTTTGAACGTAAAAATGAAAAAGAGCAAAAGCCGTTTAGTCGCGTAGTTAAAAAATTTCTATCGATATTTAAACGAGAAAATTGACGAAAAGTATCTCAAAAAAGAGTAAAAAAGAACAACCACTCGTGTATCTTTCGAAGCAGGATGAGTCATCCAACTTTAAAACGCACGAGCAGTTGCTCTTTTTTACATTTTCGGAATGGTAACGGTGAAAGTCGAACCTGTTCCAAGATGACTGTCTACAGTAATCGTACCATGAAGGAGTTGCACGTAGTCTTTTACAATCGCTAACCCTAATCCGGTCCCGCCTGAATGCCGGCTTCGCGCCTTGTCTACGCGGTAAAAACGCTCAAAGATCCGTTCCTGATCCTCAATGTCGATACCTATACCAAAGTCTTGGACAGAAAACGATAGATCATCTGTTGCCTGATAGCGGATAATAATCTCGCTGTCGCTTTTTGAATATTGGACAGCATTTTCAATCAGATTTTTGATAATTGGATAAAGGATATCTGTTTTAGTAGTAAATGGTTCGTTCTTTCCAATCAATCGAATCGTCAACCGTTTCTTTTCGATGATTGGCTGATAATTTTGAACGATTTGCTGGAAATAAGGTTCTGTATAAATTGTCTGGATCTCGTAAGAATTCTCGCCATCTTTTGACAGCTGGATGATTTCCCGAATCAGTTTATCTAACCGGATCGCATCTTTTTGCATGATCTCAAGAAAAGAAGTCAGAGTTTGCGGGTCATCTTTTGCACCATCCAGTAAAGTCTCGGTAAAACCAATCAGTGAAGTCACAGGAGTTTTTAATTCGTGAGAGACGTTGCCAACGAAATCCTTTTGTAGCTTTTCTAAACGTCGCACTTTCGTTAAGTCATACGCCACCCCTAGAATCTGTCCGGTACCTTCTGAATTAGTAAAGTAGCGCAAACTCAAGTCTAATGTCTGCCGACCTTCTGTAAGGGTGATCTCCTGATGGATCAGCGGATGCTCAGGAGTCACTTGATGAATCAGCTGAATGAGTTTTGGCTCTTGAATGACTTCTGTGTACCGCTGTTCAGGTTGATAGCTTACCACGTTTAAATGTAGCTGCATCTTTGGATTAAGCAGTAGTAAACGAGAATCAGCATCATCAATCAGGAATACGCCAATCATCAGTTCGTTCAGTAACGTATATAATTGCTCTTCTGTGGTAGTATACGCCCGATACATCTTACTCATTTGTTCGCTCAACGCATTGATC is from Enterococcus faecium and encodes:
- a CDS encoding cation-translocating P-type ATPase translates to MKNKWINRSKKKKVTQRSSDKVIRLFPSYKEGLTADQVKERIEKGAANNSVDPTFKTNQQIVLENIFTYFNLIFLILAILLCLVESYKNLTFLPVIIANTGIAIFQEIRSKKILDELNVLNTAKVNVIRDGIEQTIDIEDLVIDDIVILETGHQIPADAEVVEGKLQVNEALLTGEADEITKEIGDPLMSGSFIVSGKAYARLDKVGADSYISQLTVKAKTMGEGEQSEMIASLNQLIKWIGIIIIPIGILLFSQSYFFNGNTIKESVVAMEAALIGMIPEGLYLLTTIALALSATKLAKQRVLLHNMKSIETLARVNVLCVDKTGTITENKMSVQKVIVSKKQEIISQSDQLEACIADYAKAMAGDNATMEAFKAYFTKTTDQSYHHVIPFSSVQKFSSVALADKVYVLGAPEMVLRDQLPEYAEEFVSFAEKGYRVLVFGVYDGILEEPVLTEAVTPLGYILIANPIRKEARATFDYFKKQQVAIKVISGDNPLTVSNVAVQAGISHADQYVDASKLSEEEYEAAVEKYTVFGRVKPEQKKIFVQLLKRRNNTVAMTGDGVNDILAMKEADCSIAMASGNEAAMQASQVVLLDSDFSRMPEVVAEGRRVVNNIERSASLFLVKNIFSFLLSLFSVIFALTYPLEPSQITLISLFTIGLPSFLLALEENKKRIRGKFIMNVMEKAVPGGLTDMIVVGALVICGVTLNLNKTDVSTASTMLLIAVGFLVLYKICSPLNKFRSQIILFCASGNFFSVIFLHKLFSITGISAVSLLLLSILFFSADSIFRHLTTLVEYLFERKNEKEQKPFSRVVKKFLSIFKREN
- a CDS encoding phosphate ABC transporter substrate-binding protein PstS family protein, whose protein sequence is MKKVLFTLGMMGILLAGCGSGSGNTDGSATQNNSSDSNEQVKIVAVGSTALQPLVDAAQESFVQENPNYQISVQGGGSGTGLSQVEAGAVTIGNSDVFAEERDGVDASKLVDHKVAVVGMAPIVNKDTDVKDITKQELIDIFTGKITNWKEVGGKDQKINVVNRANGSGTRATFEKWGLDGATPVQSQEQDSSGTVRQLVSQTPGAISYLAFSYLDDSTQALSIDGVEPKEENVADNSWGIWSYEHMYTNGKPSPEVQKFLDYMMTEEIQEGPVKELGYLPITMMEVERDHEGNIK
- a CDS encoding SdpI family protein, producing the protein MLFYSNFILIVAILLLLNIWIFDRSRNASIGFRTKRSLSSKKNWVYSQTIFYGGIVLISLLSSTLYSLNIIDVSTSNSISIIGIIIAAIITQLFLVFGEKKRSKK
- a CDS encoding ATP-binding protein, encoding MKWKKIYERLFFLILLVSLFFGGWQLISNYFQQQIVEQQESYLTKKAQLLIRQLDVENLQAAQNKTALEEFVHQSNERITLMDATGKILFDTNNETLNEQRNSRPEIKAVLNGGNLGSALRKSTTLNGDLLYVALPVKKSGQLEAILRIAEPTSGFLPRTESFRRWVFFFFLSFFLVLAGMIYYLIYQKNQPLKTVLPVLKKMVQNPNQAEVIMQTPDQWEELYQTINALSEQMSKMYRAYTTTEEQLYTLLNELMIGVFLIDDADSRLLLLNPKMQLHLNVVSYQPEQRYTEVIQEPKLIQLIHQVTPEHPLIHQEITLTEGRQTLDLSLRYFTNSEGTGQILGVAYDLTKVRRLEKLQKDFVGNVSHELKTPVTSLIGFTETLLDGAKDDPQTLTSFLEIMQKDAIRLDKLIREIIQLSKDGENSYEIQTIYTEPYFQQIVQNYQPIIEKKRLTIRLIGKNEPFTTKTDILYPIIKNLIENAVQYSKSDSEIIIRYQATDDLSFSVQDFGIGIDIEDQERIFERFYRVDKARSRHSGGTGLGLAIVKDYVQLLHGTITVDSHLGTGSTFTVTIPKM